In Helicobacter mastomyrinus, a single genomic region encodes these proteins:
- a CDS encoding glycosyltransferase family 9 protein yields MKAIFIDNTKAASCRIIATKALANKIGTHDIAISFSNTFFLPCFCIEQSPLRIGYGKNARNFLLSHPLTLHKYHQNELKHQVLLYLELITPLSQVQNYAIKTQNSADFIQDFAYKKDKNKKNSINLSNHSHIKISHDEILTYLATQPLHLISSPITLPTKSYAIGINPGAAFGSAKCWEKSYFIDIIKHFLTQGYDVYLFGSSEQSRANVEIAQSFINHPQAQFFHNLTDKTSLTQLIDYIGAMNVFITNDSGPMHIAAALNVPMIAIFGPTNIDETAPYSPAPLAQNHTLEIQSAANMRDTQDSISPHIIENPPQWVLLCKYVPCAPCKKRECPLTHHRCMTLITPQEVITHTINLLKNNDKRLNNDT; encoded by the coding sequence GTGAAAGCCATTTTTATAGACAATACCAAAGCCGCATCTTGTAGAATCATCGCCACAAAGGCACTTGCTAATAAAATAGGCACACACGATATTGCCATTAGTTTTAGTAATACCTTTTTTCTGCCCTGCTTTTGTATTGAGCAAAGCCCTTTGCGTATAGGCTATGGTAAAAATGCCCGAAACTTCCTCCTCTCTCACCCACTTACTTTACACAAATATCATCAAAATGAACTCAAACACCAAGTGCTTTTATACCTTGAACTTATCACTCCACTATCACAAGTGCAAAATTATGCGATCAAAACCCAGAATAGCGCAGATTTTATACAAGATTTTGCATATAAAAAAGATAAAAACAAAAAAAATTCTATAAATCTCTCTAATCACTCACATATAAAAATCTCGCACGATGAGATTCTTACCTACCTTGCCACACAGCCGCTTCATCTCATCTCCTCGCCTATCACGCTCCCTACAAAAAGTTATGCTATAGGGATTAATCCCGGAGCCGCTTTTGGCAGTGCAAAATGTTGGGAAAAATCATATTTTATTGATATTATTAAGCATTTTCTCACACAAGGCTATGATGTCTATCTCTTTGGCTCAAGTGAGCAATCCCGCGCGAATGTAGAAATCGCCCAATCTTTTATCAATCACCCACAGGCGCAGTTTTTTCATAATCTCACAGATAAAACAAGCCTCACGCAGCTTATTGACTACATCGGCGCGATGAATGTGTTTATCACTAATGATAGCGGACCTATGCACATTGCTGCTGCCTTAAATGTCCCAATGATAGCTATCTTTGGACCCACAAATATTGATGAGACAGCCCCTTATAGCCCCGCTCCCCTGGCACAAAATCACACTTTAGAGATTCAAAGTGCTGCAAATATGCGAGATACGCAAGATTCTATATCCCCTCACATTATAGAAAATCCTCCACAATGGGTGCTACTCTGCAAATATGTGCCTTGTGCGCCGTGCAAAAAGCGTGAATGTCCCCTCACTCATCATCGTTGTATGACGCTTATCACACCACAGGAGGTTATCACTCACACTATAAATCTGCTAAAAAATAATGACAAAAGGCTAAATAATGATACTTGA